The following coding sequences are from one Streptomyces dengpaensis window:
- a CDS encoding DEAD/DEAH box helicase, which yields MSDTPETFKPRPYQTEAINALTTRWATSASNRLAVVLPTGAGKTVVFSNLILEHLVVLAARGERALVIAHREELLTQAADKIKAVAPALRVGIVKAARNEHQDVDVVVASIQTLAVERRRQAIQDIGMVIVDECHHAAARSYMTVLEHFGAWRGIPVAGFTATMTRADGGLADVWDEVVFTLDILEMIEDGYLCDVRGKRITVPGLNLDKVKTRNGDLQEGQLGQALDDSGAAEVVAEAYRLHAGDRPGVVFAPTVATAQSMADAFNDVGIPAAAIWGDMPREARQTALKWYETGEVQVLTNCMVLTEGFDAPWTSCVVIARPTKSAGLYCQMAGRALRLSPETGKKDALILDVVGASTRHNLASIVDLTGRDVVMQGEEQTLREAVRETEEKVKRQVDLSRIQVEEIDLFHGSSVRWLKTDSGVWFIPVADSLFVFLVRNPVDRTYWLRRFDTSNGIVGPKHDVPLPLADAKAWLEQQARAMGSRWLATRSAPWRSKPASVKQLNFCRVKGISVPSGSTAGEVSDLQAVHQFTTILNRLNVMAAA from the coding sequence ATGTCTGATACGCCCGAGACGTTCAAGCCCCGTCCGTACCAGACGGAGGCGATCAACGCCCTCACCACCCGGTGGGCGACGAGCGCCAGCAACCGGCTCGCCGTCGTCCTCCCAACCGGCGCCGGCAAAACCGTCGTCTTCTCCAACCTCATCCTCGAACACCTTGTCGTCCTCGCGGCCCGTGGCGAGCGGGCCCTGGTCATCGCCCACCGCGAAGAACTCCTCACCCAGGCCGCCGACAAGATCAAGGCCGTTGCCCCCGCGCTCCGGGTCGGCATCGTGAAGGCCGCCCGCAACGAGCATCAGGACGTGGACGTCGTCGTCGCCTCCATCCAGACCCTCGCGGTCGAACGACGGCGCCAGGCCATCCAGGACATCGGCATGGTCATCGTCGACGAATGCCACCACGCGGCGGCCCGCTCGTACATGACGGTGCTGGAGCACTTCGGCGCCTGGCGCGGAATCCCGGTGGCCGGGTTCACCGCGACGATGACCCGCGCGGACGGCGGCCTGGCCGACGTCTGGGACGAGGTCGTCTTCACCCTCGACATCCTGGAGATGATCGAGGACGGCTACCTGTGCGACGTCCGCGGCAAACGCATCACTGTGCCGGGTCTCAACCTCGACAAGGTCAAGACCCGCAACGGCGACCTGCAGGAAGGCCAGCTCGGGCAGGCTCTGGACGACTCGGGCGCTGCCGAGGTCGTAGCGGAGGCGTACCGGCTGCACGCCGGCGACCGGCCCGGCGTGGTCTTCGCCCCGACGGTTGCCACCGCCCAGTCCATGGCCGACGCCTTCAACGACGTGGGCATCCCGGCCGCCGCCATCTGGGGCGATATGCCCAGGGAGGCGCGGCAGACCGCTCTCAAGTGGTACGAGACCGGTGAGGTGCAGGTCCTCACGAACTGCATGGTCTTGACCGAGGGCTTCGATGCCCCGTGGACATCGTGCGTGGTCATCGCCCGCCCGACCAAGTCAGCAGGCCTGTACTGCCAGATGGCCGGGCGCGCGTTGCGTCTGTCCCCTGAGACCGGCAAGAAGGACGCGCTGATCCTCGACGTGGTGGGCGCCTCGACCCGCCACAACCTCGCCTCCATCGTCGACCTCACCGGCCGCGACGTCGTCATGCAGGGCGAGGAACAGACGCTCCGAGAGGCAGTCCGCGAGACCGAGGAGAAGGTGAAGCGGCAGGTCGACCTGTCACGGATCCAGGTCGAGGAGATCGACCTGTTCCACGGATCCTCGGTCCGCTGGCTCAAGACGGACTCGGGCGTGTGGTTCATACCGGTCGCCGACTCGCTCTTCGTCTTCCTGGTCCGTAACCCCGTCGACCGCACGTACTGGCTGCGCCGCTTCGACACCAGCAACGGGATCGTCGGGCCGAAGCATGACGTGCCGCTGCCCCTGGCGGACGCCAAGGCGTGGCTGGAGCAGCAGGCCCGAGCCATGGGCAGCCGGTGGCTTGCCACCCGCTCGGCGCCGTGGCGCAGCAAGCCGGCCAGCGTCAAGCAGCTCAACTTCTGCCGGGTCAAGGGCATCTCGGTGCCGTCGGGCAGCACCGCCGGTGAGGTCTCGGACCTGCAGGCCGTGCACCAGTTCACGACGATCCTCAACCGACTCAACGTCATGGCCGCGGCGTGA
- a CDS encoding DUF6907 domain-containing protein yields the protein MSTEPRTATVNVLVTKPLEIEEPDWCAGAHDRAQFRPDIIHNGPETVATFDTSLGTIQYMRAWISHAPYGDLAPEPLPIIAVEIGGDALSVDPDGLRAFVATTRAHLDALDHLADEAERIRGGGQ from the coding sequence GTGAGCACCGAGCCCCGCACCGCGACCGTCAACGTCCTCGTCACCAAGCCCCTCGAGATCGAGGAGCCCGACTGGTGCGCCGGCGCCCACGACCGCGCCCAGTTCCGGCCCGACATCATCCACAACGGACCCGAGACCGTAGCCACCTTCGACACCAGCCTCGGCACCATCCAGTACATGCGCGCCTGGATCTCCCACGCCCCCTACGGTGACCTCGCCCCCGAGCCGCTGCCCATCATCGCCGTGGAGATCGGCGGCGACGCCCTATCCGTCGACCCCGACGGCCTCCGCGCGTTCGTCGCCACCACCCGCGCCCACCTCGACGCCCTCGACCACCTCGCCGACGAGGCCGAGCGCATCCGCGGAGGTGGCCAGTGA